GACGGAGTTCTGGCTGGGCTAATCAGATCACACATATCCATCCACCTTCGTCGGATCAGCCATATCCACGGCCTCCGTCGATTGCTCCCCTTCACTTAGATCTTACTCCTACACACCCAAGCAATCCACGAACATCCTCATATCTTGAGCAGTTCGTCCACTTGAGTGACCCTGTGAGGCCCAAAAGTCCAAGCCCGTACGATCTAACCCAACGCTCGAAGCCTGGAATTTACTCTAGATGATGAACTGCAATTGTCCAGCCAGATTGAAAGTAAGATGCAGCCTTTACCCTATAATGTCCTTCTTGAATAACATTACCTTGATTACGGATACAAACTTCAACAGAATTTCGCCTCCAGACAAATCAATCTGGCAAATCATTTATGAACTGAGTGGCTAAATCAACTCATTTATTTCGGTCTATGAACAAGCAAAAGGCTATTGGCGAACCGTTTTTGTAATGAAACTTGAGCAAACCAAGATCCCTATACTGGTATCGAATGGTTTTGCACTTAAGCCGGCAACTCAATCTCTTCCTTCCGTCTCTTAACTAGGACAGAGGCCGTCATATCAGTGAGGCTGTCGAACCCGTGGTTCATGAGACTGGGCTCGGCGCTATCCGGCATTTTAAAGTCGTACTTGAGCAGAATATGAGCCAGGAGGACTTTAAGCTCCAGTGCCACATAAGTGCGGCCGGGACAGGCATGTTtcccgaagccgaagccggtGTGATCAATGCTGACAGAAGAAAAGCCGCAAAAACGCGCCTTTTCGGGGTCGGACTCGGCTCTTTCAATGAAGCGGTCCGCTTTGAAGTCATCCGGATCGGGAAAGACATCTGGATCCCGCATTTGGTGAGCTGACACGGCTATAAAAGCGCCCTTGGGCAGGCGGACTCCATTGCTGAGTTCGAGGTCTCGAAGGACGGCGCGTTTGTTGAAAACTAGACGGACTCTGTTAGCCTCCGGCCATACTTGTCAAATTGTTGGGGTCGTTGAGGCTCACCCTGGTTGATAGGCTTTAGCCGCTGGGTCTCTTTCAAAACACTATCCATCAGCTTCAGCTGGTTGAAAGCCGCCTGCTTCCAGCCCTCGCGTGTGACCGCTTCGATGAGCTCCCTACGCAGTGCATCTACCACGTCTTGATGATTTCTCAAGTCGATCAGCACCTGGCACAGTTGGTCCGTAGTGCTATGCATGGCGGCCACCGCGAACGTCAGCTGAGCAACTGCCGGGTCATACTGGTCGCCTCTCTGTGAAGCCACCTCGTCAAACCAGTCAAGGGAGTCCACTTGGCGGTGCTTCTTCTGTCTGCGCTTCTCACGTTCGTGCTTCATGATCTCTCTCGCCTCGGACAGCAGAGCCTGCGTGGCCCGCACCTGGGGGTGGAAGCGATGAATGAGCGGTAGCAGCCAACGCGGCCAGGATCGCAACGCCATCACCGCGCCCAACCCCACAACGGTGTACTGGGAGTTGATTTCGACCCATCGCCTGTTGCCAGACATCTCAGGACCCAGAAATGCACGAACTGATACTTGCGCAACCAAAAGTAGTGCTGTTTGGTACAGTGATACAGCGTGCCATTCTAAAATTTGTTGCTTAGTCCCTTGACATTTGAAATGTGAGCCAGGAAGCAGGCGTACGAGAATCATCACTCCAAGAGGATTTGAGGCATCCAGCTGTTTCCGCCGAGAGATCGGAGACCAGCTGTGCTAGCATGAAGAGAAATATCAGCGACCGTCCAAGCTCATTAGCGTATTCCAGACCTATGACTTACGCAAAGCCCGATTGAGTTTCTTAGTAATGACATCGTGCATGAGGCCTCTATGAGTGCCAGCGAAGGCAAAAGCTTCCATGCCTGGAATGAATCCCATCAATTCCTAGGTTGTAGCTTAGCCACCAACGACCAAAAGATGTGCGGGGAAACATCATATCTTACGGTATTAGTGTAAGCACCTGCAGATAGTCCGTTGTCTTCTCTAATTTCCGTGGCGTAATGAGGAGCCAAGACGATGACTTCGCCAAGGTCAGTCTGCACACGGAATGCATTCTTATTCTGTGAAGAGACTGGTTAGATACTCGTTGCCGACAGCGGCCAAAGTCTATCAACTACTACTCACCTTCGCAAAGCCCTGCTTCCTCAGGGTCGTGAAGTCTGTGATGAACTGCCGTATCCCTTGGCCTGTGAACCAGCGCTGAAAGAAACCGAGCTGATGGGCCAGTGGCAAATGTCGTACTTTGAAATAGTATGAAACACGAAACAAGACATGGGATAAACACAATGCTATGATTGCGCATACAAATGCAACCAGCAGCCCACGACCAGAGACGAATGAGCTTGGATGGCTGATCAACCTCATTGTGAATCCAGATTATCAGTGAGAGAAACTAGTATGTTCAGATGAGTGTGGTGGCTGTCTGTTGATGTCTCCCATTGTTTCGCCAGACTGGCCCAAAGAGCTGAGAGGTTGGCCATTTGCCAGTCCACTATCACCGGGCTTCATTTGTGCAATTATCCAATATGTAGTTTTCTCTCAAACTTAAAAGAACACCCCAAGGTACGTACTATGGTCTGATGGGTAAGTTGAATACCCACCAAATGGAGTTCATGGGTTGTAATCCACAGACAGCCTAGGTTCACACCCTGAGTGGCTTAAAGCTCGCATATTTTAAGGTATCTGGACTTAGATCAGCTTGTTCGCAAGCCAGAAGATACATGACAAGGGTGTAAATAAACCTTTTGCCTGCAACCATAGTAGTTCATCGCGTTTCCACGCCGCTCCCCTGCAAAGGGGTGGCCCGTAGGAGGAACAAAAGACGAACGGAGACTTTAAGTTTTGTCAGGGTTGTTCGTTGCAGGCCAAGCCCTTTGCCATACGATGTATACGGACGGACTGTTCGTGATTAAGGTTAGGGATACGGGAGGGAGTGAGGAACCGGGGAATCGAAAGTTTGATGTTGATCGACCAAGTTTCTAGCCAGGGATTGTGTCCCGCCGGCTGGGCGACCTcaagagggaccgccttggccacGTACCTTGGGTAGTTGTGTCAGTTAGTTCCCTTGGATTTCAATTGGGCCAAAGTTTATTAGCAATCCTTTTGCTTAGAGAACTATGCCCTTGGCAGAATTGAGGTCCAGCCACACTCGGTTGAATAGCCTAACCTTTACCCATGCAGAGGTACGGGACGTAAACGTAACCCTCTCGCCCCGCCTTGGCTTCGTGGTGTCTATCCCATCGGAAGCTTTTGACTGAAAGCGGGCACTTGTTGCAACCTCACGATATTGCCGGCCTGCACTCGTCATGAATTTTGGTTTGACAATTTGCTCGAGACATGATTCCGCCCCGCCGATAGCAGAAGTATCACAGCAACGACATCGTGTGACCAAGTCAATCGAGTCAGACGCCACTCATGCCAGCCTCACATTCGGTCTCAGCTCTTTACGGCCAATTTGCCGTTGACATGTGCTGGGAAGAAATATCCGACTCCGAAGTACGAGTAATGGTTCCGACTAGGCATATCGCACCATTGCAGTTGCTATTATCAGCAGCAAGCACAACGTCGGACACAACCCATTTCGGTGAGAAAGTTTGAGGAGTTTATTAAAGATACGGCAGCTAAATTTAGTTGCTTAGGGGTACGGCAAAAGACCATGGCCAGACCGGCCCAAATCACCCTCCTACGCTTCTGCACTGTAAAACGGCTCAAACATGCCCACGCGGTGTGGCTCTCCTTCTGCTGGAGTCAGTTTCTCCGGAACTAGCTGTCTCGTCTGGCGTAAATTGATTGTGCCCCAACGAAGATACTCGGCAAATGTTTCGGGTGCACAGTCGGTGTCGTGGTGTTGAGGGTCATCCCAGATGTCCGCTAGGCTAGAAGCCATGGCATTCTTCAGGCCATGGCAGAACTTCATCAGAAGCGTATTAGCGAGCATGTCATTGACGAACGTCTCTGCGTCCTTTCGCTGCTCTTCTGGGGCATCGTAGCGTGTCGTCAGCAACTCGAACTGCTTGTAGCCCATGAATCCCGTTCTCTCCTGGTAGTACCACATCTCTTTCAATGCCGGGAGTAGGAAAGCCTTCCTTTCAATCCAGTCGCGGCCGTTCCATCCGTCTTCCTTGTCCACCAAGTCACGCAGTCGCTCCAGGCAATGTACCTGGGCCCCATAATCCATGATGGCGCGAGACTTGGTGACCTCCTCGTGTTTCTCGTTCATGATAATCTTGTCTGTGGGCGCGCCGTATGGCTTGAGATGGCGTAGGAGGGGGTGGCGAGAGAGACCTTCGCAGCTCGTAGCGTTGCCCCAGATGTAAAGAAACGTCTCGTGCCAGCGGCGGATGAGATCGCAGTCTTTCCGCGCCATCATCCATGTGTTGATGATCGACATCTCACCCGGACGCGTTTCGTACGTGAAAGCTGCGAATTCGTATGGGGTCTCGGGGTCTACAAGCAAGCTCCAGATGTCGTCGATGGAGCGCACCAAGATTGCCCCGACATCCAACCAGCAGCCTCCATACAAGTAAAGCAGAGGGAGGCGCACGAAGTCGGCCGAGTGCGTGGCGACGTACGGGCCCGACATGCTCCCCTTTCTCATGGCTTCTGGGAGCATCTCCGGTGGCACGAAACAGCTTGCGTTGCTTGGAGAGCCAGGGACACCATCCAGCACGCGTACGTTCCATGATGGGCCCAACAGTCGTGCCCAGTGCACAACGTTCCGCTTCGACCAGGGCGGCATGGCGTTGAACCCCGTGTGCCAATAAGCCCACAAATTCTTTTCATCGCCATCTGGCTTGGTGGGCGCCGTCAGCAGGGCAATGATATCTTCGTCACTACGGGTGTCCAGCTGAGATGAGGGAATTCGCAGTGTGCCGCTCGGGGCTTGTCTTATTGCGGGCATTTTGGATCGCTTGCGATTGAAGATAGATAATTGAAGGCAATATAGATAGGTCTAGGTTGTGGTTTGATGATGATACAAAGTGGTAGGACTGGAAAAGATTACAGAGCTTATATACAACCCAAGAAATAAGAACAAGCTTCCATCTAACAATTGGTCGGATTCAAGCCCGATCCTTGTCGACCGATTGCCAGCCCCACTGCCATGTTCAAGGCATATCACGACACAATTGTTCATTCGAATTTCATGTCATTATATCTGTACCCTATAAAAATAACTTGTTGGTCTGGTTATCCATTGAATGCTCCCAGTTCATTCACGCCTTCACCGACAAGTCATCGGCCATTACTCAAACGGCCAAGACTATGCATCCTCCTTGGGAGGAGTCTGGTCATACGAGACAATGCAGCGCATCTCGATGCTCTCTCTATCGTAGCCTTGAGCATGTTCTGGGTCGATGAAAGCCGAATGCACAATCCTTCGGACGGGCCCATGCGAATCGAAGTTTTTGAAAATCAAAACCTCGTCTGGCTGCTGGGCGTACTTGAAATACCAGCGATGGTTCTCGTTTGGACCTACAGCCCAGGCCTCCTCTACACGTTCATCCGCCTGGATGGGCATAGGAGCCAAGTCCGTTTCATCGACTACGGATGTGGCATCGGCACACGCGAACGGATCCTTGTAGATCGTCTTGACAGGCCGCCAGACCTTCAATGAATTGTTTAGCACCTTCATCGTACGGGGCCATAGAACCAGGGGAAAACTTACGTTCATGATGGCGAAGCGCCCCTGAACAACCTTTTCCGCAAACGACTTGTCCGGAATACGGCTCAGAGCAATGATCTTTGCTCCGTCGTACGACTGATCGCAGTGAACAAAGTGAACAGGGTTCTCCGTTGGAATTTCCTTGTTGGCGTTGGGCTTCACGGGCCCGCGAGTCTGGTGATCGTAGCAGTAAACATAAGAAGCTCCGGTTCTACGACGGTGAATTAGCTGGGTTGAGCTCTGGCGTGTCTGTGATGCCAGTATAAAAGGATTCGTGTTGACGTACAACTTCTTAACGAGATCAATGACCTCTGGGTACAAAACAGCCTTGACCCTTTCATCATCGGCGAACTCGGCTTTGGACACTTTGGTTTGATGTTTGACGTATTGGAAACCATGGGTTTCGAGAGTGAACTTGTCTATCTCGGCACTGACGTCCTTAACCACAAATTCTCGAGATACCACAGGCTTCTGGTTCCCAGGGAGATCTTTGATGTTCTTTCTGTGTTTCAGAAAGAATAAGTACAGTTAGTAACAGTAAATCCCGAAAAATGACATCAAGGGGATGACACTTCAGATCTTACCGCTGTTCCTCGTCTGAGGGAAACGAAATAGGGTCTGCCCAAGTGGGATTGCTCAAGTCCACATAGGTGAAAGTCGCCTGAACGTCACGGGGGGACATGGTGGTAACTGTGGCCATTGTAAAGGCGAGATTTTGACAACGAATCAAAGTTAATGGCTAGTTCAATGAGTAAAAACACGGTATGATTACAGGTTGGCGGGTGATGGTTCAGAGAATTCGCGGTTCAAAGTTCTCATTGCGTCGCTGAAATACTTATGCCCGAGCCCTGCAACCAAACACCGATCTAAGTCATGCCCTCCGTCTGGAACAATTCTGGGCGAGACGCCGTTGCAAGACGCCGTTGTCCAAGACACTCTGCGGCCGACTCTCACGTCCCTCGACCACAACGACCTCCCGACTGCTACACTGGGAGCATCTAATTCTACCGCAAGTTTGACTTTCAGGTCGTGTATTGGAATGCTCTCACCTAAACGTTCCCACATCCCTCTTGTCGTCTCGGGTGGGTCGAGATATCTCCGTTCCAGGGCATAAGTCGCCGGTCTATATTCAAAGTATACAAGTGACTGAACTATCTCCGCGGGGACAATCAATGTCCGGACAGTCATGCAAAGGACGTCCCTGAAATGTGGAAACCAGGAATCATGCTCTAGGCAACACCGCTACTTCCAAGCTTAATTTATGAAAGAGTGGTGCGCTCCCTGCCCAACTCAATAGTACTGCTTTTTGACTTTGGCTGTTGAATCTCGTTGCATTCATTTTCGGACCGTTTGTCCGCATCCATTTGCTTCTGAATAGTCACATGTGTAAATGTGGATTCGCGGCCAGTAGACCCCCGCCGTTAATACCACTTGAGCCATACTAATCACTAAAACCTTAAGTTGGCCGCGGCCTCCGCCTTATGCTGGCAGGGGGTTTCCCGCAGTCGACAGCTGGCTTTGGCGGAGTTCGGGGACATGCAACAACCGGGGCCAATCTGTGAGTAAACCTTGAAGGATGGGGTGGAAAGAGCCTGTCGTACTGTAAGTTTGAGTCCCCTGCCCAGGTTTGTTTTATGCAGGAATGCAAAGAAGCATAGTCAAAAGAGCGTCATTACCGCAAAAGCTTATAATGTTTTCACGTCTACTTGTCTAGGGACTGACTAGTCCGGCCAATACTTGTCAGCGGTAAGGTTGTCGACGCAGATTTGAGCAGTCACACGCAATGTAAACTTCAGACTGACTTCATTTTGTCTATGATTTAATAGCAGTGCTGAGCAATTGTGTCTATCTTACGGTCACGGCCTGGCGTGGAGGAATAAGGAGAATGTCAAGGGAGCCTAGTAGAAACATTCTTGCGATGTGTTACCAAAAGTCAATGTTCCCTGAGATGAGCCTTCATGCTGACGCATCTCCCTCCCCTGACCTCCCACTCAGCCCTCAACTTTGACGCGGATGCCCTCACTTTCCAGACGAGGCAATGGTAAAAGAAAATGACAAGCTGGGTCTGCATCTACCGCGCTGGTTTTGAACAACCTCAGTTTCGGCCCTTGCGGACAGAACAAAGCTGCGAACACGAGGGTGATTTCGGCGTATGATAATCTAGGGGTTCAAGTCAGCCAGAGGCAATAGAACCACCACCCTGAAATACTTTGACTTACTCCACTCCAAGACATCGGCGGGAACCTTTGGTGAAGGGTACATAGTTTCGAATCATCTCGGGTGTCACGTTCTCTAACCACCGCTCTGGGCGGTACTTCATTGCATCATCGTAGACTGCTGGATCCGTATGCATGTACCAAGCTGACATGCCAACAGGTGTCTTGAATAGAGTCAGTTTGTTCATCCGTAAAGAAACGCAAAAGGATATTATATTGGAAACTTACACCTCGAGGAATCACCCAATCTTTGTAGATAAGGTCGACATCAGGCGATACCCGAGGAAGCCGATGTGTCAACCCAGGGCTTAGACGTAAAGCCTCCTTAATGCAAGCTTGGAGAAAGGGAAGACGTTCGAGCTCCGCTAGAGAGGGAATAACTTCAGGGAAGTCCTTCATGGGACCCTTGAGCTCTTCTCGTAACCGATTGTGGATGTGTTCATTGAGTAGGATATGCACAGCAAGATAGTCCATCGTGCGTGCCGTTGTTACGGTGCCCGCACCCATGACGACCTGGGCCTCGGACGCCAAACGCTCTACGGACTTTTCAGACTCTGGCAAATCGCTGTTGACGATGTGATCGAAAAGCGTCTCGCACTTCATCTTGTCGTTCTCGTCCACAAAAGTAAGACCTTTCTCCTTTCGTCGCTTTGCATCGACTATGTGGTTCACGGACATCTGTGCAAGGTGTTAGTCGATACGGGCTTCAAGGTGCATGAAGTTTGCCATACAATTCGCCAGTCCCGGAACATCTGGCTCCGGGGATCGAGACGCTCCAACAGTGAGGTGGGGACAAGCCTCACAAGTCTATGCTCAGATCAGCCTCGAGTCTTGGACAGTGGAGGTGTTTGTGTTCTTTTCTTACTTGATGAGCGAAGGGAAATTCATGAATATCGGCATCGACCTGATGAGCGTATGGAACAGGTTGTACCTAATACTTGCAGTTAGAAAACGTGTCAATGCGCCGGAAAGCCCGTGAAGGAACGAACCAGTCGGGATTAAAGTCTGGATGGCGCAAGAATGACATAGTAGGATTCGCGATGCAGACGACATTGACTACATCACCTgccatggcggcgaagacgtgGTCAAGCCTGACAACTTTACCAGTGCCTTTCAACTCCGTGAGACGCTGTATCATGGTGACCGTCAGTTCGTGAAGTCGAGACTCCAGACGAGCAACCCCGTTCTTGGAGAAGAAAGGCTCCATAGGTTTCCGACGAAGCCTGTGATGATCATGATCTACGGTCATGCCGTGGGAACCTACGCCGTTCCAATTAGCTGTGGAAAGGTCCATTGAGATTCCTTAATGAAAGCTCACCATTGAAGTCCATACCATCCCCAAAATGGGCATAGGCGTTGGTTCGTCTTACGGCACCGCCCACATACAAAGTGTTGTAGTACGTTGGGTCGTTGATTGAAATTTCTTCCGGATTTACTCGAATGATAGGACCTGTCACCCAAGCATTAATTGATATGCAAACTTCCCCAAAGAAGTGAGATGGAAATTTACCATATTTTCTGTGCAACCTTTCTATCTCATAGAGGTAAGCCCCTTTGCCCAGGTAGTCCCAGGCTATCTCATAGAGATGtgtagcagcagcaacctTGGGCCCGGGAAACCGGGCCAGGGGATGGAAGTATAGGCGATAGGCGGTCACAGCAAGAATGTAGACAGCCCAAAGTCCCAAAAGTAAAGACAGCCACAGACCTGGGCTTGGGAAGTGTTCTGAAAAGGTAATGAGGTTATTTTGCATGAATGCCATCTTTTGTTTTTCCTCCAGGGTAATCAGGTTTGAGGCAAAAAACTAACAAGGGATGAAATCCTTTTTTTTAACTGAACGAGTTTTGATCGATACGAGAAGTTGAAGTTGTCGACGACAATCTTCGATAACTACATAGACTTTGTGTATTTGCGCCAATCAGGTATTTCGTAACTATCCAATGTACGAGACTTAGACCCGCCTTATTTGACTCTTGGACAAGGCGAAACCGATTTACGACCCCATCGTTCAAATGGATGTGCAAGCCCCACGGGGGCAAACTGTTCACGTCTGCGACTCAGCCTCTCAGATGCAAGGCGTGGGCGTATAGAAAGTTAGATATATGGAATGGGGAGGGCAGTGGATGTGACTTTTGGATTAACTAGTACATTCACCCCTCAGTGTAAGTCCGGTATCTCCAGTAAGCATCAGCCGCCGGAACGGGAGGCTGCGGGATATCGGACACCAGGGGGCCGCGCGATTCATTCCGCTCGAAGCTCAACTTTATTCTGAGACCAATATAGCTATCCTGGTGAGAAAAAGCGGAAACACGTGCAAATCACTGGAATTCCAATCATTTTGAGACCACAGCCCGTTGCATGTGCTCCGTTATCCTCGGCAAGATGGAAGCATCAGGATACAGACTCCGATGGAAATTGACTAGGCTACCAAGCAGTTTTTCTCAACTGACAGCGTGTTCTTCAGCTCCTAAATGAACACAAACTTTGAAAACAACTGATGAGGCGGTGCCCCGGAATTGTGGACTGTCAAGACGCCATTCACTATCTATTGCCCCGAGCCAGAACGGAAGCCAAGCCATACCAACACAACCCTGTCCATTCCCTTTCTTGCAAGACCAACTGCCGATGATGTGATTCGAAATCTATCCGAAGCTATCCCATTCTCGTAAGATTTTGTGTTTACGCTAAGGGTGCCGgaaagacgaggaggagtaCGTCATTTGTCCGCGCGCTCCTTGAAGACCATCATCAAGTCTGGCTTGTCCCAAATGAACCAAGTTTTCTGCTGGCTCCACTGCTGGGAAGATGGGTGTAATTCCAAATCAAAGTTCCATAGCAAGTGTCCCAAAATAAGCCGCATCTCAGCCCAAGCCAGGCTGGGAACGAACTATTGGTCAGTGTTTATGACACATACGGGAGACGGACTCACTTTCGACCCAAACAATTCCTTGCACCATGAGAGAAAGGTTGAAATGCAGCCTGGTTGTCAACTTCGAACCCTTCTTCGTCTAACCATCGCTCAGGTGCGAACTCAAGAGCGTCTTTGAAGTTCACGTCGGCCGTGTTTGTAGCATACTGGTTGATAGCAACAATCGTGTTTCCAGGAACGAAATGCCCATTGACTAAAATAATATCAGCGATTTGAGTTGCGCTCAGTCGAATGGCTTGACGCTCACCCATACACCCAGAGGGTGGTGTGACACGAGGCGTGGCCCCTGCTACGGGCGGGTATATCCGAAGGGACTCTTTGAGCACAGCTTGGAGAAACGGCAGCCTGCCTAGCCTTTTGCTATCCATCTCGTTTGCTGAGGCGAATTCTTCCCGAATGGTCGTTGTGAGCCTCCGCAAGAGGTCTGGGTTCTTGGACAGGTAGAACAGACATCCGGCAAGaagcgacgccgtcgtctctGATCCGAcatcgaggagaagggccaCGTTCGCGGTgatctcggccggcgtcaGTGCCTTTGCAGTGTCGTTGGCTTCCAAGATGTACGACATAAAATCAGGCCTTTCGTAGTTCCCAGTCGCCATGCGCACCCGTGCCTTGTCGACGGCCGCTTCAAACGCCAGACGTCGTGAACGCCCAAATGCCCACATCAACAGACGCATCATGTGAAACCTGTACGGCATGAAGCGCAGCATCTCTACGACCGCAATGCCCTCTTTGATACCTTCAAATATCAGATGGGCTTGTGGGCTCCAGTCGTCGCAATCAAGTGCCCCCGAGctgacgccgagggcaagatcAGAGATGATGTCGTAGGTGCAGTGGTGAAGCCAGCGCACAGCATCAGTGGGTGTTCCACGAAGCTGGCGGATTCTTCGCACCATATGATGGATGTGGTGCATTAGCACGGTCTCCTGGGCATATAAAGCCTTTTCCGAGAAAGCATGCGACAAAACTCCACGGATACGGGAATGGTCTGCGTTCGAAGAGGCCCCTAGGTTTTTCTCTCCGTTCGGAGCGATGGCTCCCATGTAGAAGAACGGCTCTTTATCTAATCGGGCCCCAGGACGCTTCTTGGACTTGAATCCGTAGATGTCATCCCACGATGTGCCGTTGATGAAACTTACTACCTGATGGTCAATGGATGGTGGCTCGAACATCTTGAAAAACGACTCACATTCGTCGGGGGCAAGTCGAACAACATCGCCGTATTTTTCGTGGAGCTCTTTGGTGATTAATTCGAGGTTCCCGGTGCTTCGATGATAAGAATAATAGAGACGAGAAGATCTCGCCAAGAGAGGGCCGGGAAATTTTCTCAAGGGGTGCATAAAGACATTGTACAAAGCTTTGACGAAGAAGCTTCCCAGTATCTAAAATCAAAAGATCAGCAAGCCTGTACCACTATCCATGGGGATTGTGTGCCTCTCACGCCAATACAAAACAGAAACACGACGCCAACATAGAGTCGAAGAGCCAAATACTCGCTGCTATTGATCTGGTATGAGAACATATTGCTATGAATTATCGACGGTCTGGAAGGGCGTAGGAGAATCGGCAATAGATCGAGAGCTCGATCAAGTGAAGAGAACCGCAGGTCTTCTCTCACACTAGTGTTCATCGCTTTCATACCCTGACTAATACCAGTGATATGTGACCAAGCCCTCCCAGTCCGTATGCAAGGATGTCACGGATCATTTCTGACCCGCGGAATGCGTACACTCTTCTCTGGTGCAGGCTAAGATCTAGCTTATTCTTGAACCGGCGAGTTGACATGTCATGTGAGTTACACCTAGGTGGGGTGGGGGGTGTACGGTTCTACGTTGAAGATAGCGTATTCTTCTTTCCTTGGCGGCATCCTAGAAACCTGTGGGATATCTTGATGACCAGACTTAGAAGTCCGAAAGGTGTCGGAATGGCTAGGGGGGCTTTCCGGTGCGTAATCTGCCGGAACCGGCAGAATTTGAATAGAATAGAAGCAATCTGGAAACCGGTACTTTAGCACCCTGGCAACTTGGAAAATGTATCCGGTCTGCCCCACGGATACTTGGTCGGTGTCAATTCTTTGCCGCTTGCCCTCCTGTTTATTAATCTATCAAGTGGCGATTTGTCTGAGCATTCTCACTCCAACCCCGTGATCCCACTGTTTACCAAGAGGTACATGCGTAAGCCAACATCTATCTTTAATTATTGAAGCTTTTCAATAGTCCAATTTCTACCTGTTACAGGTATAAATTGTGACTGGACAGGATATTTTAATATCCTAGACGTATTTGTCAGCCACTGGCAGTATCATGGGACACCTGTAGCGCATAGGAAAATTGGGTATACTGCACTTGGCGCGCGAGCAACATTAGCCCTGAAACACCCAGTGAGATACGGATGGTCACCGG
This sequence is a window from Colletotrichum higginsianum IMI 349063 chromosome 8, whole genome shotgun sequence. Protein-coding genes within it:
- a CDS encoding Cytochrome P450 monooxygenase, translating into MSLLRNSIGLCHSWSPISRRKQLDASNPLGVMILVRLLPGSHFKCQGTKQQILEWHAVSLYQTALLLVAQVSVRAFLGPEMSGNRRWVEINSQYTVVGLGAVMALRSWPRWLLPLIHRFHPQVRATQALLSEAREIMKHEREKRRQKKHRQVDSLDWFDEVASQRGDQYDPAVAQLTFAVAAMHSTTDQLCQVLIDLRNHQDVVDALRRELIEAVTREGWKQAAFNQLKLMDSVLKETQRLKPINQVFNKRAVLRDLELSNGVRLPKGAFIAVSAHQMRDPDVFPDPDDFKADRFIERAESDPEKARFCGFSSVSIDHTGFGFGKHACPGRTYVALELKVLLAHILLKYDFKMPDSAEPSLMNHGFDSLTDMTASVLVKRRKEEIELPA
- a CDS encoding Capsule polysaccharide biosynthesis protein — translated: MPAIRQAPSGTLRIPSSQLDTRSDEDIIALLTAPTKPDGDEKNLWAYWHTGFNAMPPWSKRNVVHWARLLGPSWNVRVLDGVPGSPSNASCFVPPEMLPEAMRKGSMSGPYVATHSADFVRLPLLYLYGGCWLDVGAILVRSIDDIWSLLVDPETPYEFAAFTYETRPGEMSIINTWMMARKDCDLIRRWHETFLYIWGNATSCEGLSRHPLLRHLKPYGAPTDKIIMNEKHEEVTKSRAIMDYGAQVHCLERLRDLVDKEDGWNGRDWIERKAFLLPALKEMWYYQERTGFMGYKQFELLTTRYDAPEEQRKDAETFVNDMLANTLLMKFCHGLKNAMASSLADIWDDPQHHDTDCAPETFAEYLRWGTINLRQTRQLVPEKLTPAEGEPHRVGMFEPFYSAEA
- a CDS encoding Catalyzes late reaction in the cephamycin biosynthetic pathway, with amino-acid sequence MATVTTMSPRDVQATFTYVDLSNPTWADPISFPSDEEQRKNIKDLPGNQKPVVSREFVVKDVSAEIDKFTLETHGFQYVKHQTKVSKAEFADDERVKAVLYPEVIDLVKKLTGASYVYCYDHQTRGPVKPNANKEIPTENPVHFVHCDQSYDGAKIIALSRIPDKSFAEKVVQGRFAIMNVWRPVKTIYKDPFACADATSVVDETDLAPMPIQADERVEEAWAVGPNENHRWYFKYAQQPDEVLIFKNFDSHGPVRRIVHSAFIDPEHAQGYDRESIEMRCIVSYDQTPPKEDA
- a CDS encoding Cytochrome P450 codes for the protein MAFMQNNLITFSEHFPSPGLWLSLLLGLWAVYILAVTAYRLYFHPLARFPGPKVAAATHLYEIAWDYLGKGAYLYEIERLHRKYGPIIRVNPEEISINDPTYYNTLYVGGAVRRTNAYAHFGDGMDFNGSHGMTVDHDHHRLRRKPMEPFFSKNGVARLESRLHELTVTMIQRLTELKGTGKVVRLDHVFAAMAGDVVNVVCIANPTMSFLRHPDFNPDWYNLFHTLIRSMPIFMNFPSLIKLVRLVPTSLLERLDPRSQMFRDWRIMSVNHIVDAKRRKEKGLTFVDENDKMKCETLFDHIVNSDLPESEKSVERLASEAQVVMGAGTVTTARTMDYLAVHILLNEHIHNRLREELKGPMKDFPEVIPSLAELERLPFLQACIKEALRLSPGLTHRLPRVSPDVDLIYKDWVIPRGTPVGMSAWYMHTDPAVYDDAMKYRPERWLENVTPEMIRNYVPFTKGSRRCLGVELSYAEITLVFAALFCPQGPKLRLFKTSAVDADPACHFLLPLPRLESEGIRVKVEG
- a CDS encoding Benzoate 4-monooxygenase cytochrome P450, whose product is MNTSVREDLRFSSLDRALDLLPILLRPSRPSIIHSNMFSYQINSSEYLALRLYVGVVFLFCIGILGSFFVKALYNVFMHPLRKFPGPLLARSSRLYYSYHRSTGNLELITKELHEKYGDVVRLAPDECESFFKMFEPPSIDHQVVSFINGTSWDDIYGFKSKKRPGARLDKEPFFYMGAIAPNGEKNLGASSNADHSRIRGVLSHAFSEKALYAQETVLMHHIHHMVRRIRQLRGTPTDAVRWLHHCTYDIISDLALGVSSGALDCDDWSPQAHLIFEGIKEGIAVVEMLRFMPYRFHMMRLLMWAFGRSRRLAFEAAVDKARVRMATGNYERPDFMSYILEANDTAKALTPAEITANVALLLDVGSETTASLLAGCLFYLSKNPDLLRRLTTTIREEFASANEMDSKRLGRLPFLQAVLKESLRIYPPVAGATPRVTPPSGCMGERQAIRLSATQIADIILVNGHFVPGNTIVAINQYATNTADVNFKDALEFAPERWLDEEGFEVDNQAAFQPFSHGARNCLGRNLAWAEMRLILGHLLWNFDLELHPSSQQWSQQKTWFIWDKPDLMMVFKERADK